ATCAACAATTTCCATGGGACGATAAGCGGCAATTCGATTTCTGGAATTTTGTATATGCTTACTGGCATCTTGATTTATATTTCTTATTGCTTTTGTATCCATCGTTCTAGCAGAAATGATATTTGCTGTTATACCATAGGAATTCAACTGCCATATATCGTATTAATACTTCCACTGCAGCTTTTGGAACTCCTAAAGGTGGATAATAGGGGCACTACAATTTGTGTGATCCTCTGCTAGAAATAGCAAAGATTCTACCCCATTATTTCTTTTTCATTAATGGCACTAATTCTTGAGCACCAAGAAGTAGTGGATCAAGGTTAGTGTTAAAGTGTTTCCTCCATAATTCAGAAGAAATCGATAGAATATCAGAACCAATTCCGTTTTTTATTGTACTCTTCTTACCTTAATATC
The DNA window shown above is from Bacillaceae bacterium S4-13-56 and carries:
- a CDS encoding SDR family oxidoreductase; the encoded protein is MNSYGITANIISARTMDTKAIRNINQDASKHIQNSRNRIAAYRPMEIVDVANIALNLCSKQM